TGGCCTCGCGCCACGCCTCCACCTGGTGGATGGAGGGGAAGCGGTAGAAGGTGTGGTTCAGCTCGACGGTGGGCAGGCGGCGGCTGTAGTGGTGGAGCATGCGCGCCGCCGGCAGGTCCGGCGGGTAGAAGTCCCCGCGCCACTCCGGATAGCTGAACCCCGACGTCCCGGCGTAGAGGCGGGCCACGACCCGCTACGGCGCGACCTTGAGCGTCCCCACCATCCCGGCGTCCTTGTGGCCCGGCAGGGTACAGACCATCTGGAAGGTCCCGGCCCGCAGGATTACCCGCACCTCCTCGGCGGTGCCCGGCGGGATCACCGCGATCTCGCCGACGGTGCGCCGCGCCCCGTCCTGGATGACGAAGTTGTGCTCGATGGAGCCGACATTGCGGACCACGAAGGTGGTCTCGCCCGGCCGCA
The window above is part of the Armatimonadota bacterium genome. Proteins encoded here:
- a CDS encoding plastocyanin/azurin family copper-binding protein; the encoded protein is MTRGGRAVGAGLALSVALAASLPARSPSQVAAAPSQVVEVRAREFAFEPKELTVRPGETTFVVRNVGSIEHNFVIQDGARRTVGEIAVIPPGTAEEVRVILRAGTFQMVCTLPGHKDAGMVGTLKVAP